Proteins from one Niallia circulans genomic window:
- a CDS encoding PTS sugar transporter — MKNIVIIGSSGGNLFNLGGAKPVQLLEEILKQAQAAGLNVENIQFIAAKESMDTAKNNTAAAIYGYKENAVLPLFEATLQEVNLEAAKLDQMIADSIRNGEVDGIIAMSADTKAVNKETLAAAIERKVPIVGTGGTSMAAMTSMGANVISSSGTTGSTSRTRAISFVSSLCKHWNIKFNPIIGSYEKAQPTNTAPWKNINIRGIMVSSLPGFIAMALILAVSQIPALKGLSDIFDLMINALPVMLAVIAAKQVSELDEVSIIAGVIAGVLSVQGGIIGGIIGGIAAGILVQFFFRKCIEWKFPITTVNIVSGGLSGLISGLIVYYLIGPVALQAGNLIKEIIEQTVAFNPILAGVLAGVLIWPAILGGVYHAAILPIVLLEMEKTGNSFLGAVDMVGLVMVAAGINLANIIAPRDRGESAVAAPGFLINMGFGTFVESAYPFMFSNKIVFGGALVSAGIGGALVGLFNVRGTAYVPSFTAPFLSNNITGFIIAMVVPLLVAFLITLAANKLPSKKQAAKKREDELAV; from the coding sequence TTGAAGAATATTGTCATTATTGGCAGCAGCGGCGGTAATCTGTTTAATCTCGGCGGTGCTAAACCAGTACAGCTATTGGAAGAAATATTAAAGCAAGCGCAAGCAGCTGGATTGAATGTGGAAAATATTCAATTTATCGCTGCGAAGGAATCAATGGATACGGCCAAAAATAATACAGCCGCCGCAATATACGGCTATAAGGAGAATGCGGTGCTTCCTCTGTTTGAGGCAACTTTACAAGAGGTCAATCTTGAAGCAGCAAAGCTTGATCAAATGATTGCAGACAGTATAAGAAATGGGGAAGTGGACGGCATTATTGCGATGAGTGCTGACACGAAAGCTGTTAACAAGGAGACATTGGCTGCTGCCATTGAGAGAAAGGTGCCGATTGTCGGCACAGGAGGAACCTCTATGGCTGCAATGACTTCAATGGGGGCAAATGTTATTTCGTCCTCTGGAACGACAGGATCAACAAGCAGAACAAGAGCCATTTCATTCGTATCCTCCCTGTGCAAGCATTGGAACATAAAATTCAACCCAATCATCGGCTCATACGAAAAGGCTCAGCCAACAAATACAGCCCCGTGGAAAAATATTAATATAAGAGGCATCATGGTTTCGTCTTTGCCTGGCTTTATTGCGATGGCTCTTATTCTTGCGGTCAGCCAAATACCAGCATTAAAAGGCTTAAGTGATATTTTTGATTTAATGATTAATGCCTTGCCAGTTATGCTGGCGGTTATTGCAGCTAAACAAGTTTCTGAATTGGATGAAGTATCCATTATTGCGGGCGTTATTGCCGGAGTATTATCTGTGCAAGGCGGAATCATCGGCGGAATCATCGGAGGAATTGCTGCAGGTATACTCGTGCAATTCTTCTTCCGCAAATGTATCGAATGGAAGTTCCCGATTACAACGGTGAATATTGTCAGCGGTGGTTTATCAGGACTTATTTCAGGATTAATTGTTTACTATTTAATTGGACCTGTTGCCCTGCAAGCCGGAAACTTAATTAAAGAGATAATTGAGCAAACGGTAGCATTTAATCCAATCCTTGCAGGCGTACTTGCAGGTGTGCTCATATGGCCGGCGATTTTAGGCGGCGTTTATCATGCGGCCATCCTGCCGATTGTTCTGCTTGAAATGGAGAAAACAGGCAACAGCTTTTTGGGAGCTGTAGATATGGTCGGCTTAGTTATGGTAGCAGCAGGAATTAATCTTGCAAACATCATTGCACCAAGAGACAGAGGCGAAAGTGCTGTTGCTGCACCAGGATTTTTAATCAATATGGGATTTGGGACATTTGTTGAATCGGCCTACCCTTTTATGTTTTCTAATAAAATTGTCTTTGGCGGAGCACTTGTTTCAGCGGGTATTGGCGGTGCACTTGTCGGCTTATTCAATGTACGAGGAACAGCGTATGTTCCATCCTTTACAGCACCATTCCTATCTAATAACATTACCGGTTTTATCATTGCCATGGTTGTGCCGCTTCTAGTAGCATTTCTGATAACATTAGCTGCAAATAAGCTTCCATCGAAAAAGCAAGCAGCTAAGAAGCGTGAAGATGAGCTTGCGGTATAA
- a CDS encoding glycosyl hydrolase 53 family protein, whose amino-acid sequence MNKKCGKSKKILSLLSVLIVMISLLPTYTKAADNSYAANGGMETDFWTDGSWSFANLDDSEVEVQHFAYASDEWISPAEGQHALRFWVKDTASKQTFTVKQAVETLPAGKYELTVKAMGGADKEAGQLMLFAGSSKTGQTATKGYNNWETQTLTFELSQDTANFEFGAEISGEPNAWGYLDSVSLVKVDGSDQPVQSDIFVEKVDGLTDDFIKGVDISSIISQENSGVKYYNHAGQEQDIFKTLADSGVNYVRVRIWNDPYDTNGNGYGGGTNDLDKAKEIGKRATAHGMKLLVDFHYSDFWADPAKQQAPKAWASLSFEDKKKALYSYTRDSLQALLNEGIDIGMVQVGNETNGGFVGEKDWAKMSELFKEGSRAIKEVDSNILTALHFTNPETAGRYASIAKTLDDNKVDYDVFASSYYPFWHGTLSNLTSVLKNVADTYGKKVMVAETSYTYTGDDGDGHENTAPKSSGQTLNYPVTVQGQATAVRDVIKAVADVGDAGIGVFYWEPAWIPVGTPGNLAQNKAIWERYGSGWASSYAAEYDPHDAGAWFGGSAVDNQALFDFNGKPLASLNVFNYVNTGAVAPLKIEKLTEVTIEAAAGEAIKLPETVTAVYNDGTEGAVAVTWDENSLNAAIQAGIGKYVINGTVENGMTVKANLTIKPENYVQNASFEEEDKSMWTIHYPNSLTPHADFLKNASDAKSGEHSLHFYSAESVDFTVEQTITGLSPGYYDASMFIQGGDAAAANMQLYVKASDKQYDEPTNVTGWNIWANPKISDILILDGTVTIGASIQANAGAWGSLDDFSFVKTADYEEAVEEEEQTPPPAQGDQGEESSEQEEMPADEEGGSETPVKEEEPKQEAEKNDDNKQVQDEHKNGQTGNSLPDTATSIFNFLLLGSVLLVSGAMLYKL is encoded by the coding sequence ATGAACAAGAAGTGTGGTAAATCGAAGAAAATACTTTCTTTGTTATCTGTATTAATAGTAATGATAAGTCTGCTGCCGACATACACAAAAGCAGCAGACAACAGCTATGCAGCTAATGGCGGAATGGAAACGGACTTTTGGACAGACGGTTCTTGGAGCTTTGCAAATTTAGATGATAGTGAGGTAGAGGTGCAGCATTTTGCTTATGCATCAGATGAATGGATAAGCCCTGCTGAAGGTCAGCATGCACTGAGATTTTGGGTGAAGGACACAGCAAGCAAACAAACCTTTACAGTGAAGCAGGCAGTTGAAACGCTTCCTGCTGGAAAGTATGAATTAACAGTAAAAGCAATGGGTGGAGCAGATAAAGAAGCTGGACAGCTTATGCTGTTCGCTGGATCAAGTAAAACAGGTCAAACTGCCACAAAAGGATATAATAACTGGGAAACGCAAACTTTGACGTTTGAGCTGTCTCAGGACACAGCTAACTTTGAATTCGGTGCTGAAATTTCAGGCGAGCCGAATGCATGGGGTTATTTGGATAGTGTTTCACTTGTAAAGGTGGATGGTTCAGATCAACCAGTGCAAAGTGATATTTTCGTTGAAAAAGTCGATGGACTAACAGATGATTTTATTAAAGGTGTCGATATTTCGAGTATTATTTCCCAAGAAAACAGTGGCGTGAAGTATTACAATCATGCAGGTCAAGAACAGGATATTTTTAAGACATTAGCTGATTCGGGCGTAAATTATGTGCGTGTCCGCATCTGGAACGACCCGTATGATACAAACGGGAACGGCTATGGCGGCGGAACGAATGATTTGGATAAGGCAAAGGAAATCGGAAAAAGGGCAACAGCGCATGGAATGAAGCTGCTAGTAGACTTCCATTATTCCGATTTCTGGGCAGATCCTGCTAAACAGCAAGCCCCAAAAGCATGGGCCAGCTTGAGCTTTGAAGACAAGAAAAAGGCGCTGTACTCGTATACGAGGGACAGTCTGCAAGCATTGCTTAACGAAGGCATTGATATTGGCATGGTCCAGGTTGGCAATGAAACGAACGGTGGATTCGTTGGAGAAAAGGACTGGGCAAAAATGTCTGAGCTCTTTAAGGAAGGAAGCAGGGCAATTAAGGAAGTTGATTCAAACATCCTGACAGCATTGCATTTCACAAATCCAGAAACAGCGGGCCGCTATGCATCAATCGCAAAAACACTTGACGATAACAAGGTAGATTATGATGTATTTGCAAGCTCCTACTATCCGTTTTGGCATGGAACATTAAGCAACTTAACATCTGTTTTGAAAAATGTCGCAGACACGTACGGTAAAAAAGTGATGGTGGCAGAAACATCGTATACATATACAGGTGATGATGGAGATGGCCATGAAAATACTGCGCCAAAAAGCTCTGGGCAAACATTAAATTATCCTGTCACTGTTCAAGGACAAGCAACAGCAGTCAGGGATGTCATCAAGGCTGTCGCCGATGTTGGTGATGCGGGCATTGGTGTGTTTTATTGGGAGCCAGCCTGGATTCCAGTCGGTACACCGGGGAATTTAGCACAAAATAAAGCGATTTGGGAGAGGTATGGCTCTGGCTGGGCATCAAGCTATGCTGCAGAATATGATCCTCATGATGCCGGGGCATGGTTCGGCGGAAGTGCAGTCGATAACCAGGCGTTATTCGACTTTAACGGAAAACCGCTTGCTTCGTTAAATGTATTTAACTATGTGAATACGGGAGCAGTTGCGCCGTTAAAAATCGAAAAGTTGACAGAGGTTACAATCGAGGCAGCAGCTGGGGAAGCAATTAAGCTCCCGGAAACTGTAACAGCTGTTTATAATGACGGCACAGAAGGAGCGGTTGCTGTTACTTGGGATGAAAATTCATTAAATGCAGCAATCCAAGCAGGAATAGGTAAGTATGTCATAAATGGCACAGTGGAAAACGGAATGACGGTTAAAGCAAACCTGACTATTAAACCAGAAAACTATGTACAGAATGCTAGCTTTGAAGAGGAAGACAAAAGCATGTGGACTATTCACTATCCAAATAGTCTAACACCACATGCAGACTTTTTGAAAAATGCCTCTGATGCGAAATCTGGCGAGCATTCTTTGCATTTCTATTCAGCAGAAAGTGTGGATTTTACAGTTGAACAGACAATCACAGGACTGTCCCCAGGCTATTATGATGCTTCGATGTTTATTCAAGGCGGAGATGCAGCTGCTGCCAACATGCAGCTGTATGTAAAAGCGAGTGATAAACAATATGATGAGCCAACTAATGTTACCGGATGGAATATTTGGGCAAATCCAAAAATCAGCGATATCCTTATACTAGATGGAACGGTTACAATCGGTGCAAGCATTCAAGCGAACGCTGGGGCTTGGGGAAGCTTGGATGATTTCTCATTCGTGAAGACCGCTGATTACGAGGAAGCTGTTGAAGAGGAGGAACAAACACCGCCACCTGCACAAGGCGATCAAGGAGAAGAGTCTTCTGAGCAGGAGGAAATGCCTGCAGATGAAGAGGGAGGCAGTGAAACGCCTGTAAAAGAAGAGGAACCAAAACAAGAAGCAGAAAAAAATGATGATAATAAACAAGTGCAAGATGAGCACAAAAATGGGCAAACAGGCAACAGCCTGCCAGATACAGCTACAAGCATTTTTAACTTTTTATTATTAGGTTCCGTGCTTTTAGTTAGCGGAGCAATGTTGTATAAACTATAA
- a CDS encoding sugar ABC transporter permease codes for MKTNMKQKKFLRLLVSYCILAFMTVIIIYPLLWTVGASFNPGNSLISTSIIPSNPTLDHYKELFAGKESLQYANWYMNSLKISIFTMIGTVISVSFTAYAFSRFRFKGRKNALTVFLLLQMIPQFSALIALFVLAQLLGLMNSHWLLILLYIGGQIPMNTYLMKGYMDSIPMDLDESAKIDGASNTRIFWQILMPLSRPMIAVVAMNGFTGPLGDFVLSSTILRTPESYTLPIGLYNLVNEVMGASYTTFAAGAILISIPIAIIFILLQKNFVSGLTAGGTKG; via the coding sequence ATGAAGACAAATATGAAGCAAAAAAAATTCCTACGGCTCCTTGTCTCCTATTGCATCTTGGCTTTTATGACAGTTATTATCATATATCCATTGCTTTGGACAGTCGGAGCAAGCTTTAATCCAGGCAACAGCCTGATCAGTACGTCCATTATTCCGAGCAATCCGACGTTGGATCATTATAAAGAGCTGTTCGCAGGCAAAGAGAGTTTACAATATGCTAATTGGTACATGAACTCACTGAAAATCAGCATATTTACGATGATTGGAACGGTCATTAGCGTGTCATTCACAGCATATGCGTTTTCCCGTTTCCGTTTTAAAGGCAGAAAAAATGCACTAACTGTATTTTTGCTGCTGCAAATGATTCCACAGTTCTCTGCACTGATTGCCCTGTTTGTTTTGGCACAGCTGCTTGGACTTATGAACAGCCATTGGCTCTTGATTTTGTTATACATTGGCGGACAAATCCCAATGAATACGTATTTAATGAAGGGGTATATGGATTCCATACCGATGGATCTTGATGAAAGTGCCAAAATTGATGGTGCAAGCAATACAAGGATTTTTTGGCAGATTCTCATGCCACTATCAAGACCGATGATTGCTGTTGTAGCTATGAATGGATTCACCGGACCGTTAGGGGATTTCGTGTTATCATCAACAATCCTGCGTACACCTGAATCCTACACATTGCCAATTGGGTTATACAATCTTGTTAATGAAGTAATGGGTGCAAGCTATACTACATTTGCTGCTGGAGCGATTCTGATAAGTATCCCGATTGCGATTATCTTCATTCTGCTGCAAAAGAACTTTGTATCAGGTCTGACTGCAGGTGGAACGAAAGGTTAA
- a CDS encoding beta-galactosidase, with amino-acid sequence MANKEKTFVTDAKFMLHGGDYNPDQWLDRPDILADDIKLMQLSHTNTFSLGIFAWSALEPEEGVYHFEWLDDVIERIHSIGGKVILATPSGARPAWLSQKYPEVLRVDGKRRKQLHGGRHNHCFSSSVYREKTQQINRLLAERYSSHPALLMWHISNEYGGECHCDTCQEAFRNWLKKKYDNSLKAVNDAWWGPFWSHTYTDWSQIESPSPIGENAVHGLNLDWRRFVTDQTIDFFENEIVPIKEISPDIPITTNLMADTFDLIPFQSLDYSKFARHVDVISWDAYPAWHNDWESTADLAVKVGFINDLFRSLKEQPFLLMESTPSAVNWHKVNKAKRPGMHLLSSMQMVAHGSDSVLYFQWRKSRGSSEKFHGAVVDHDNSPDNRVFQEVAKVGTTLEKLTDIVGTNRAADTAILYDWENNWALNDAQGYGLDSKQYPQTLQQHYRTFWEQDVPVDVITKENDFSKYRLLIVPMLYLASEETIARLKEYVANGGTLIMTYISGIVNEHDLTYMGGWHKDLQDVFGINPVETDTLYPNDANIVHYDGKDYVLKDYATVLNIASANVKGVYKEDFYADTAAVTSNAYEGGKAYYIGGRLDEEFHRAFYGKLIEELSLKPDYAITHGLGVSVQARQEEGKEYLFIMNFTEETQPLVLGSEVTDVITGEQLHGSIKLDKYEVRIVEKAIG; translated from the coding sequence ATGGCAAACAAAGAGAAGACATTTGTTACAGATGCTAAATTTATGCTGCATGGCGGCGATTATAACCCAGATCAGTGGCTGGACCGTCCAGACATTTTAGCAGATGACATTAAGCTGATGCAGCTATCCCATACAAATACTTTCTCACTTGGGATATTTGCATGGAGCGCCCTTGAACCAGAGGAAGGTGTCTACCATTTTGAATGGCTTGATGACGTGATTGAAAGAATTCATAGCATTGGCGGCAAAGTAATTTTGGCAACTCCAAGTGGTGCAAGACCTGCATGGCTGTCACAGAAATACCCTGAGGTGCTGCGTGTTGATGGAAAAAGAAGGAAGCAGCTGCATGGCGGACGCCATAATCATTGCTTCTCATCAAGTGTGTATAGAGAAAAAACACAGCAGATTAACAGATTGCTTGCTGAAAGATATAGCAGTCATCCTGCGCTGCTTATGTGGCATATTTCCAATGAATATGGCGGAGAATGTCACTGTGATACATGTCAGGAAGCTTTTCGCAACTGGCTGAAGAAGAAGTATGACAATAGCTTAAAGGCTGTCAATGATGCTTGGTGGGGACCGTTTTGGAGCCACACTTACACAGACTGGTCCCAAATTGAATCTCCTTCTCCGATTGGGGAGAATGCAGTCCACGGCTTAAACTTGGATTGGCGCAGGTTTGTGACAGACCAGACGATTGACTTTTTTGAGAATGAAATTGTCCCAATTAAAGAGATTTCACCAGACATTCCGATTACGACAAACCTGATGGCAGATACGTTTGATTTAATTCCATTCCAAAGCCTTGATTACAGCAAGTTTGCACGTCACGTTGATGTAATCAGCTGGGATGCCTATCCTGCGTGGCATAATGACTGGGAATCGACTGCAGATTTAGCGGTGAAGGTAGGCTTCATCAATGATTTATTCCGCAGCTTGAAGGAGCAGCCGTTTTTGCTGATGGAGTCGACTCCAAGTGCTGTTAACTGGCATAAAGTCAATAAAGCGAAACGTCCAGGCATGCATTTGCTTTCTTCCATGCAGATGGTTGCACATGGTTCTGACAGCGTTTTATACTTCCAGTGGCGGAAATCGCGCGGGTCGTCAGAGAAATTCCACGGCGCTGTTGTGGATCATGACAACAGTCCGGATAATCGGGTGTTCCAGGAAGTTGCCAAAGTCGGTACAACACTGGAGAAGCTGACTGATATTGTCGGTACGAACCGTGCGGCTGATACAGCCATCCTGTATGATTGGGAAAATAACTGGGCGCTGAATGATGCGCAAGGCTACGGATTAGACTCAAAGCAATATCCGCAAACATTGCAGCAGCATTATCGCACATTCTGGGAGCAGGATGTTCCAGTTGATGTGATTACAAAGGAAAATGATTTCTCTAAATATCGTCTGCTGATTGTGCCGATGCTCTATTTAGCAAGTGAAGAGACAATTGCCCGCTTAAAGGAATATGTGGCAAATGGCGGTACATTAATCATGACTTATATAAGCGGAATTGTGAATGAGCATGATTTAACTTATATGGGAGGCTGGCACAAGGATCTGCAAGACGTTTTCGGCATAAATCCAGTTGAGACAGATACGCTTTATCCGAATGATGCTAATATTGTCCATTACGATGGTAAGGATTATGTACTGAAGGATTATGCGACAGTATTGAATATTGCCTCAGCTAATGTGAAGGGTGTTTACAAAGAAGATTTTTATGCAGACACAGCAGCGGTAACAAGCAATGCTTATGAGGGTGGAAAAGCATATTATATTGGCGGCCGATTAGATGAAGAGTTCCATCGTGCTTTTTACGGCAAGCTTATCGAAGAGCTGTCATTAAAGCCAGATTATGCTATAACACATGGGCTCGGAGTATCTGTTCAAGCAAGACAAGAGGAAGGCAAAGAATATCTCTTTATTATGAACTTTACAGAAGAAACGCAGCCACTTGTCCTTGGCAGTGAAGTAACGGATGTTATAACTGGCGAGCAGCTTCATGGCAGCATAAAGCTAGATAAGTATGAAGTGAGAATAGTAGAGAAAGCAATAGGCTAA
- a CDS encoding carbohydrate ABC transporter permease, with the protein MQHRNKALILSIIPGVGQFYNKQWVKGLLLLLIGIMFFLVFGDLLNMGFWGIFTLGTEVPRDNSIFLLAEGIIAIIVTSFGLAIYYFNLKDAYKNGKLRDENMDLSSLKDQYHNLIAQGYPYLVSGPSLFILIFAVIFPILFSFALAFTNYDLYHSPPAHLTDWVGLKTFAEIFTVDIWRSTFFDVLAWTVVWTLVASSVQVSVGIGLAVLVNQKEIRFKKFFRTILVLPWAVPGFVTILIFAGLFNDSFGAINNDILAALGIGPVPWMTDAGWSKLALILMQGWLGFPYIFLVTTGVLQSIPDDLYEAATIDGASIFAKFKHITMPMILIAMAPIIITQFTFNFNNFNIIYLFNGGGPAVPGSTAGGTDILVSWIYKLTMQSSQYSLAAALTILLSVFVIAIALWQFRRTNSFKEGA; encoded by the coding sequence GTGCAACATCGCAATAAAGCTCTTATTCTATCAATTATTCCCGGAGTGGGACAGTTTTATAACAAACAATGGGTTAAAGGATTATTGTTACTTTTAATAGGCATTATGTTCTTTTTAGTATTTGGAGATTTGCTCAATATGGGTTTTTGGGGCATATTCACATTAGGAACAGAGGTGCCGCGTGATAACTCCATTTTCCTTTTAGCAGAAGGCATCATTGCCATCATCGTAACAAGTTTTGGATTGGCAATTTATTACTTCAACCTGAAGGATGCCTACAAAAATGGAAAATTACGTGATGAAAACATGGACTTAAGCTCCTTAAAAGACCAGTATCATAATTTGATTGCACAAGGCTATCCATATCTTGTGAGTGGTCCTTCCTTGTTCATTTTAATTTTCGCTGTCATTTTCCCCATTTTATTCAGTTTTGCCTTAGCATTTACGAACTATGATCTATACCACTCCCCACCAGCACATTTAACCGATTGGGTTGGTTTAAAAACATTTGCTGAAATTTTCACAGTCGACATTTGGCGTTCTACATTTTTTGATGTACTTGCATGGACAGTCGTATGGACACTTGTGGCATCTTCTGTGCAGGTCAGTGTTGGTATTGGGCTGGCGGTTCTTGTTAACCAAAAGGAAATTCGCTTTAAGAAGTTTTTCCGTACAATCCTTGTATTGCCTTGGGCAGTGCCTGGGTTTGTAACGATTCTTATTTTTGCCGGGCTTTTTAATGACAGCTTTGGGGCAATCAACAACGATATATTAGCAGCATTAGGAATCGGACCTGTTCCATGGATGACAGATGCTGGCTGGTCAAAGCTCGCATTGATTCTGATGCAAGGCTGGCTTGGTTTTCCTTATATATTCCTTGTAACAACAGGAGTGCTGCAGTCTATTCCTGACGATTTATATGAAGCAGCTACCATTGATGGTGCAAGTATTTTCGCTAAATTTAAGCATATTACCATGCCGATGATATTGATTGCGATGGCTCCAATTATCATTACACAGTTTACGTTCAACTTTAATAACTTCAACATTATCTATCTATTTAATGGTGGAGGTCCTGCGGTGCCAGGTTCCACAGCAGGAGGAACGGATATTCTAGTGTCATGGATTTATAAGCTGACAATGCAATCAAGTCAATATTCCTTGGCTGCGGCATTGACCATACTGCTGTCTGTATTTGTTATTGCGATCGCACTATGGCAGTTTAGACGCACAAATTCGTTTAAAGAAGGAGCATAA
- a CDS encoding sugar ABC transporter substrate-binding protein gives MKKFQKYFSLIGGLALTLSLAACGPDESGGSSGQKASSNKDYDLLVWEDIEKSAGIKDIVAKFEEENDVTVKIVEKPYAKQIEDLRLDGPAGTGPDVLTMAGDQIGTAVTEGLIKELAVDDSTQSIYTEAALQSQLVDGKVYGLPKAVETTVLYYNKDLISEDKLPKTLDEWYEYSKQNTSGDKYGFLALFDQIYYAQSVMSGYGGYIFGKDESGAYNPEDIGLNSAGALEGAESIQKFYKEGLFPAGIIGEQGINVLESLFTEGKAAAIISGPWNVEPFKKAGINYGVVKLPELANGKNMSAFIGVKSYNVSSYSQNAELAEKLAVYLTNEENSKTRFELTQEVPAVQALADDPAVKESEVAKAVAEQSQFSELTPNIPEMNEVWTPVDAALQTIATGKAEPKDALKQAVETVKGQIEAKHSGN, from the coding sequence ATGAAAAAGTTCCAAAAGTATTTCAGCCTAATAGGCGGCCTTGCCTTAACTTTATCACTAGCGGCCTGCGGACCTGACGAAAGCGGAGGCTCAAGCGGCCAGAAGGCTTCCTCTAATAAAGACTATGATCTATTAGTCTGGGAAGATATTGAAAAATCAGCAGGCATTAAAGACATTGTAGCAAAGTTTGAGGAAGAAAATGATGTCACAGTTAAAATAGTCGAAAAACCATATGCAAAGCAAATTGAGGACTTGCGGTTAGATGGTCCAGCAGGAACTGGACCAGATGTTTTAACAATGGCAGGTGACCAAATTGGAACAGCAGTAACAGAGGGATTGATTAAAGAGCTTGCTGTTGATGACAGCACTCAATCTATTTATACAGAAGCAGCGCTTCAGTCACAGCTGGTTGATGGAAAGGTATACGGCTTGCCAAAAGCAGTTGAAACAACAGTTCTGTACTATAATAAAGACCTGATTTCTGAGGATAAGCTGCCAAAAACTTTAGATGAATGGTATGAATATTCGAAGCAAAATACATCTGGCGACAAATACGGCTTCCTTGCTTTATTTGACCAAATTTATTACGCGCAAAGTGTGATGAGCGGCTATGGCGGTTATATTTTCGGTAAAGATGAAAGCGGTGCCTATAATCCAGAGGACATTGGTTTGAACAGTGCAGGTGCATTGGAAGGTGCAGAATCCATCCAAAAGTTTTATAAAGAAGGATTATTCCCAGCAGGAATTATCGGTGAACAAGGAATCAACGTGCTAGAATCCTTGTTTACAGAAGGGAAGGCAGCAGCAATTATTTCCGGGCCTTGGAATGTTGAGCCATTTAAAAAAGCAGGAATTAACTATGGTGTTGTAAAATTGCCTGAGCTTGCAAACGGTAAAAACATGAGTGCATTTATTGGAGTGAAAAGCTATAACGTCAGCTCATACTCACAAAATGCAGAACTTGCTGAAAAGCTTGCCGTATATTTGACGAATGAAGAAAATTCCAAAACAAGATTTGAACTGACACAAGAAGTGCCAGCTGTTCAGGCATTGGCAGATGATCCAGCTGTGAAAGAAAGTGAAGTAGCTAAAGCAGTTGCAGAACAATCACAATTCTCTGAGCTTACACCGAATATCCCAGAAATGAATGAAGTTTGGACACCAGTTGATGCTGCGCTGCAAACAATTGCAACAGGCAAAGCAGAGCCTAAAGATGCACTAAAACAGGCAGTTGAGACAGTTAAAGGACAGATTGAAGCGAAGCATAGCGGCAACTAA